Below is a window of Senegalia massiliensis DNA.
AAATAAGCACTTGTTAAATATTCATTTGAGTTTATGAACTTATCTAATATTTTATTTAGACGAGTACTTAATAATTTTTCCATATTATTTCCTCCTCTTAACTTAATTATATGTATACTGTTTAAATATAGATAGACATTATATTTCCTGTATACAAAGGAAATTGTTAATTAATTCTGATAAATCAAAAAAGAGTGAGGTATTAACCCCACACTTTTATAGTTCATTTGATTTTTCTTTACACATAAGAATAAATGATCTCCATATCTCCTTCTAATATAAACTCTCCATGATTATATGGAATTATAAAATGATCTCCTTTTTCTATACTTATTCCATCAATATTACCTTTACCTTTTAATACACTCATTATCATAAAAGGCTTGTCTTGATTCATAGTTAAATTACTATTTATATCTAATTTATATACTGAAAAATACTCTGTTTCTATTAAGTTCTCTATTATATTATTATTTATTTTTTCTATTGTGCAGTTATTGTTAGCATCTTCATGAGGTATTTTAGTTACATCTATACTTTTTTCGATATGAAGTTCCCTAGGTTTTCCATCCTGTAGTCTATCATAGTCATATAATCTATAGGTTATATCACTTGACTGCTGGGTTTCAAGTATCATAGTTCCACTACCTATTGCATGAACTGTTCCTGCTGGTATGTAAAAAAAATCTCCGGGCTTTATTTTAACTCTTCTAAGAAGTTTGTCCCAACTACCTTCATCTATTATTTCTCTCATTTCTTCTTTTGTATTTGCATTATGTCCTAATACAAGTTCTGAATCTTCATCACAATCAATTATATACCAACATTCAGTTTTTCCTAAGCTGTCTTCATGTTCTTTTGCATATTTATCATTTGGATGAACTTGTACACTAAGGTCTGTATTTGCATCTATTATTTTTGTAAGAAGTGGAAACTCATTACCTTTTATATTACCAAATAATTCTCTTTTATTTTCCCAAAGCCAACTTAACTTTTTCCCCTGATATTCTCCATTTTCAACTATTGAATCACCATTTGGATGAGCACTTACTGCCCAGTATTCTCCTGTATTATTAGATGGAATATCATAATTAAAATATTCTTTTAATTTATTTCCACCCCATATTTTTTCTTTAAATACACTATCTAAAAATAATATATCACTCATTTTTTCACTCTCCATTTATTGAAAATTACATTTTATTAACCATAGGAACTATACTTATGCTTCAACATTGTATCCATTAACATAGTAGTATATAATTAAATTATAACATAAATACATATTGGAGAAAGGGGTTTAAAATGAAAGTTAAATTAATAGAACCTTTAAATGTTTCACATGAATTAATTAAAGAATTATCAGAACCAATTAAAGCATTAGGACATGAATTTGTCTATTACAATGAAAAAACTACAGACAATGATGAATTAATTGAAAGAAGCAAAGATGCTGATATTATTATGATTGGAAATAATCCTTATCCTAAAGAAGTTATAAAAGAAATGGATAGCTTAAAACTTATAAATGTAGCTTTTACTGGAGTAGATCATGTAGCAGTAGAT
It encodes the following:
- the manA gene encoding mannose-6-phosphate isomerase, class I, whose product is MSDILFLDSVFKEKIWGGNKLKEYFNYDIPSNNTGEYWAVSAHPNGDSIVENGEYQGKKLSWLWENKRELFGNIKGNEFPLLTKIIDANTDLSVQVHPNDKYAKEHEDSLGKTECWYIIDCDEDSELVLGHNANTKEEMREIIDEGSWDKLLRRVKIKPGDFFYIPAGTVHAIGSGTMILETQQSSDITYRLYDYDRLQDGKPRELHIEKSIDVTKIPHEDANNNCTIEKINNNIIENLIETEYFSVYKLDINSNLTMNQDKPFMIMSVLKGKGNIDGISIEKGDHFIIPYNHGEFILEGDMEIIYSYV